The Hymenobacter oligotrophus genome has a window encoding:
- a CDS encoding DUF4349 domain-containing protein, which yields MNYLTKVIFAGLALFVASCSSREPQSAQASADAATQTEELSAPPVPPPPSAPPAPQPTLADKASGSAALAPQAPAGARLLVYKAHVDIRVDDLGKAAAQVDSVVRRSGSWASSATQTREEDNWRQEMTIRVRPQQFTALLNGLARLGTVENKAIEAEDVTGQHADVSARLRTKRALEQRYVGLLSQAKKISEVLEIEQKLGEVREDIEATDSRLKTLNDEVAYSTIFLKLYQPLALPTPEAPVLSFGSRMAEAFYGGWHLVTNLVIGAVYLWPAFVLLPAGLWLFRWWRRRPASAPR from the coding sequence ATGAACTACCTAACCAAAGTTATTTTTGCGGGCCTCGCTTTGTTTGTGGCGAGTTGCAGCAGCCGCGAGCCGCAATCGGCCCAAGCCAGCGCGGACGCAGCCACCCAGACCGAGGAACTATCCGCACCACCCGTTCCGCCTCCCCCATCGGCTCCGCCTGCACCCCAACCTACGCTGGCCGATAAAGCAAGCGGAAGCGCCGCACTGGCACCCCAAGCCCCGGCTGGGGCGCGGCTGTTGGTATACAAAGCCCACGTCGACATCAGGGTAGACGACCTAGGCAAAGCGGCGGCGCAAGTAGATAGCGTTGTGCGGCGTAGCGGCAGTTGGGCAAGCAGTGCCACCCAAACCCGCGAAGAAGACAACTGGCGCCAGGAAATGACTATTCGGGTGCGCCCTCAACAGTTCACGGCGCTGCTCAACGGATTGGCCCGGTTAGGTACTGTCGAAAACAAAGCCATTGAGGCGGAAGACGTAACCGGCCAGCACGCCGATGTGTCGGCACGCCTACGCACGAAACGTGCTTTAGAACAGCGCTATGTGGGGCTTCTGAGCCAGGCTAAGAAGATCAGCGAAGTACTAGAAATTGAGCAAAAGCTCGGCGAAGTGCGCGAAGACATTGAAGCCACCGACAGTCGGCTGAAAACCCTCAACGACGAAGTTGCCTATTCAACCATTTTCCTGAAGCTGTACCAGCCATTGGCCCTGCCTACGCCCGAGGCACCGGTACTATCGTTTGGCAGCCGGATGGCCGAGGCGTTCTACGGCGGCTGGCATCTTGTTACCAATCTGGTGATTGGTGCGGTGTACCTCTGGCCAGCATTCGTGTTACTTCCGGCCGGGCTGTGGCTGTTCAGGTGGTGGCGCAGGCGGCCGGCCTCGGCCCCTAGGTAG
- a CDS encoding DUF4290 domain-containing protein — MIETLPPQLQLLVREYGHNTYQLAQTLLTLEDRAERTKRAHQVVQLMFRLNPGVREQQDYQHKLWNHLYAMTGNQLDVDAPYPLTGLDQFNQKPKPLAYPRKAPKLRPYGKNVEELIAKANEIEDATEREQAALSVGRVMKFLYRMHSKDVPKDVTILKHLKDLSGGKLVLDINQLENLGGLDTIASAAPAGGRGGAFVVQQPRAERGEREQRRGGGKNDRRDKRRGKKGGRDQQQPPQ; from the coding sequence ATGATTGAAACCCTCCCTCCGCAGCTCCAGCTGCTGGTGCGCGAATACGGCCATAACACCTACCAGTTGGCCCAAACGCTACTCACGCTGGAAGACCGCGCCGAGCGCACGAAGCGCGCCCACCAAGTGGTGCAGCTGATGTTTCGCCTGAACCCGGGCGTGCGCGAGCAGCAGGACTACCAGCACAAGCTCTGGAACCACTTATACGCCATGACCGGTAACCAGCTGGACGTGGATGCTCCTTACCCGCTCACGGGCCTCGATCAGTTCAACCAAAAGCCCAAGCCCCTTGCCTACCCCAGGAAGGCGCCCAAGCTGCGCCCTTACGGCAAAAACGTGGAGGAGCTCATTGCCAAAGCCAACGAAATTGAGGATGCCACTGAGCGCGAGCAGGCAGCGCTTTCGGTAGGCCGCGTGATGAAGTTTTTGTACCGCATGCACAGCAAGGATGTGCCGAAGGACGTAACCATCCTGAAGCACCTGAAAGACCTTTCGGGGGGCAAGCTGGTGCTCGATATCAACCAGTTGGAGAACCTAGGCGGCCTCGATACCATTGCCAGCGCCGCACCGGCCGGTGGCCGCGGCGGGGCTTTTGTGGTGCAACAACCGCGCGCCGAGCGTGGCGAGCGTGAACAGCGCCGTGGAGGAGGCAAAAACGACCGTCGCGATAAGCGCCGGGGCAAAAAAGGAGGACGCGACCAGCAACAACCGCCGCAATAG
- a CDS encoding chemotaxis protein CheB has protein sequence MSKVLRTDKDVRIVASTSGAHDLLDQTRALRPDLIIVGDQSAPVLHELASCHRGPVLLYSAQNLRASLLRDTAKWGVYDHFGPMPAASHPDHAFARRELLRKVHRSRRVVTAYVGRSSAKAELVTEVAALRRTNLAPPRGLIVLGGSTGGAAAVEHIVRQLAPTIRHAVVVAVHLPASFTAVLVERLRKVSVLPVVQGAAGMRLEPGKIVVVPGGRHWTIRGSLPQQIWLAPATEQAPALDEPSIDLLLSSAARAAGRNTLGVVLTGLGNDGSVGAQVVRQLGGTVVAQDEQSSAVFGMPKAVIRAGHATVVLSLGELPPFINAHTQVLRPWPLVSRTTSVSRSYTR, from the coding sequence GTGTCCAAGGTATTGCGGACGGACAAGGATGTGCGCATCGTTGCAAGCACCTCGGGCGCGCACGACCTGCTTGATCAAACGCGGGCCCTCCGTCCCGATCTGATTATTGTGGGTGACCAATCGGCGCCGGTGCTGCACGAGCTGGCCAGCTGCCACCGCGGACCCGTGTTGTTGTACTCGGCGCAGAACCTGCGCGCCAGTTTGCTTCGCGACACGGCCAAATGGGGCGTATACGACCATTTTGGGCCCATGCCTGCCGCATCGCACCCCGACCACGCCTTCGCACGACGGGAGCTGCTGCGAAAAGTGCACCGTTCGCGGCGGGTTGTGACGGCCTACGTTGGGCGCTCATCCGCCAAAGCCGAATTGGTTACCGAGGTGGCTGCCTTGCGCCGTACCAACCTTGCGCCACCTAGGGGGCTTATCGTGCTGGGTGGCTCAACGGGAGGAGCTGCGGCCGTAGAACACATTGTGCGGCAGCTTGCCCCAACCATTCGGCATGCGGTGGTGGTGGCCGTGCACTTACCCGCCTCGTTCACGGCGGTTTTGGTGGAGCGGCTTCGCAAGGTTTCGGTGTTGCCCGTAGTGCAAGGCGCCGCCGGCATGCGGCTTGAGCCCGGCAAGATTGTGGTGGTACCCGGCGGACGTCACTGGACAATTCGCGGAAGCTTGCCGCAACAAATTTGGCTAGCCCCGGCTACCGAGCAGGCCCCAGCCCTCGACGAGCCCAGCATCGATTTGTTGTTGAGCTCGGCAGCCCGGGCCGCTGGCCGTAATACCCTCGGGGTAGTGCTCACCGGCCTCGGCAACGATGGTAGCGTGGGGGCCCAGGTAGTGCGCCAGCTTGGAGGTACTGTAGTTGCCCAAGACGAACAATCGTCAGCTGTGTTTGGCATGCCGAAAGCGGTCATTCGGGCCGGGCATGCAACGGTGGTGCTCAGCCTAGGCGAGTTGCCACCCTTTATCAACGCCCACACGCAGGTACTGCGTCCGTGGCCGTTGGTTTCTCGAACCACTTCCGTTTCCCGCTCCTACACCCGATGA
- a CDS encoding phage holin family protein translates to MGFILKFILSGIIAYVLTKVLPGAHLGSFVDALLLVVVLGLLNAVVKPILKLIGLPITILTLGLFLLVINAVIVLLADWILPGFKVDGFVAALIFSVVLTVATAIVDMIID, encoded by the coding sequence ATGGGCTTTATTCTGAAATTTATTCTCAGCGGCATCATCGCCTACGTGCTTACCAAAGTGTTGCCCGGCGCGCACCTAGGGAGTTTTGTCGATGCATTGTTGCTGGTTGTAGTGCTGGGTTTGCTGAACGCGGTTGTGAAGCCCATCCTGAAGCTGATCGGCTTGCCTATCACCATCCTTACCCTTGGCCTGTTTCTGCTGGTAATCAACGCCGTAATTGTGCTCCTGGCCGACTGGATTCTGCCCGGCTTCAAGGTCGATGGCTTTGTTGCTGCCTTGATATTCAGCGTGGTGCTAACCGTCGCAACGGCCATTGTCGACATGATAATCGACTAA
- a CDS encoding chemotaxis protein CheW: MTENSAAAEKKPQKSEVPVQLIVFRLGNEEYGIRIEQVKEVTVTPEIARMPKTPRFVKGIANLRGDIIAIIDLEERFRLRRSDQPLPPQTFTLAIEARDYTIGIIVREVPQPISIPASSIEQAPDFIQDINIHDKYIEGIARVDNRIIIVLDMLKLLTPEEIMQLRPRATSSAGAERKQA, encoded by the coding sequence ATGACTGAAAATTCGGCTGCCGCAGAAAAGAAGCCCCAGAAGTCGGAAGTACCTGTTCAGCTCATCGTTTTCCGCCTAGGTAACGAGGAGTACGGCATCCGTATTGAGCAGGTAAAGGAGGTAACGGTAACCCCGGAAATTGCCCGCATGCCCAAAACGCCGCGTTTTGTTAAGGGCATCGCCAATTTGCGCGGCGACATTATTGCCATCATCGATTTGGAGGAACGGTTTCGGTTGCGGCGCTCCGATCAGCCCCTGCCGCCGCAAACGTTTACGCTGGCCATCGAAGCCCGCGACTACACGATTGGCATCATTGTGCGCGAAGTACCGCAGCCCATTTCGATTCCGGCATCGAGCATCGAGCAAGCACCTGATTTCATTCAGGACATCAACATTCACGACAAGTACATCGAGGGAATTGCGCGGGTCGACAATCGTATCATCATTGTGTTGGACATGCTCAAGTTGCTCACCCCCGAAGAAATCATGCAGCTGCGCCCGCGGGCAACATCTTCTGCCGGCGCCGAGCGTAAACAGGCCTGA
- the murA gene encoding UDP-N-acetylglucosamine 1-carboxyvinyltransferase, producing MSAAFEVIGGQPLRGEIVPQGAKNEALQIICAVLVTAEPVTISNIPDIRDVNKLIELLADMGVKVERLGGDTYRFQADDVNLQYLDTPAFVKQARELRGSVMILGPMLARFGKCQLPKPGGDKIGRRPLDTHFVGLQKLGGELKVEGTDFYKISSPGKLHGAHMLLDEASVTGTANIVMGAVLAEGTTTIYNAACEPYLQQLCKMLVRMGAKIQGIGSNLLTIEGVERLGGTEHRMLPDMIEIGSFIGLAAMTGSEITIKDCQIPELGLIPDTFRKLGIKLEYRGDDIYVPAQDRYEIATYLDGSILTVSDHTWPGFTPDLLSIALVVATQAKGTVLIHQKMFESRLFFVDKLIDMGAQITLCDPHRAIVIGLDKRHALRGITMTSPDIRAGVALLIAALSAEGKSTILNVEQIDRGYQNIDGRLQALGAQIKRV from the coding sequence ATGTCTGCAGCTTTTGAAGTAATTGGCGGGCAACCGCTACGCGGCGAAATTGTGCCGCAAGGAGCCAAAAACGAGGCTCTGCAAATTATTTGTGCCGTGCTCGTGACTGCCGAGCCGGTTACCATCTCCAACATTCCCGACATCCGCGACGTCAACAAGCTCATTGAGCTGCTGGCCGACATGGGCGTGAAGGTGGAGCGCCTAGGTGGTGATACTTACCGCTTCCAGGCCGACGACGTGAACCTCCAGTACCTCGACACGCCGGCGTTCGTGAAGCAGGCGCGGGAACTGCGCGGGTCGGTAATGATTTTGGGTCCGATGCTGGCCCGCTTTGGCAAGTGCCAGCTGCCCAAACCCGGCGGCGACAAAATCGGCCGTCGCCCGCTCGACACGCACTTTGTGGGCCTGCAAAAACTGGGCGGCGAGCTGAAGGTAGAGGGCACCGATTTTTACAAGATTTCGAGCCCGGGCAAGCTGCACGGCGCGCACATGCTGCTCGATGAAGCTTCGGTAACCGGCACCGCCAACATCGTGATGGGTGCGGTACTGGCCGAAGGCACAACCACCATTTACAACGCTGCCTGCGAACCCTACCTGCAGCAGCTGTGCAAAATGCTGGTGCGCATGGGTGCCAAAATCCAAGGCATCGGCTCGAACCTGCTCACTATTGAAGGTGTGGAACGCCTAGGAGGCACCGAGCACCGCATGCTGCCCGACATGATCGAGATTGGCTCGTTCATTGGCTTGGCTGCCATGACGGGTTCGGAAATCACCATCAAAGACTGCCAGATTCCGGAGCTCGGCCTCATCCCTGACACCTTCCGCAAGCTGGGCATCAAGCTGGAGTACCGCGGCGACGACATTTACGTGCCGGCCCAAGACCGTTACGAAATTGCCACTTACCTCGACGGCTCCATCCTGACTGTATCAGACCATACCTGGCCGGGCTTTACCCCCGACCTGCTGAGCATTGCACTGGTAGTAGCTACGCAGGCCAAAGGCACCGTGCTTATCCACCAGAAGATGTTTGAGTCGCGCTTGTTCTTTGTGGATAAGCTTATCGACATGGGCGCGCAAATCACCCTCTGCGACCCGCACCGCGCCATTGTGATTGGCTTGGACAAGCGCCACGCCCTGCGCGGCATTACCATGACGTCGCCGGACATCCGGGCCGGTGTGGCCTTGCTGATTGCGGCCCTTTCGGCCGAAGGCAAGAGCACGATTCTGAACGTAGAGCAGATTGACCGCGGCTACCAGAACATCGACGGCCGCTTGCAAGCCCTAGGTGCGCAAATCAAGCGCGTGTAA
- a CDS encoding chemotaxis protein CheA produces the protein MKSREQEYRELFMAEALEAYDAMSQHISVLEKRPDDEAALQELFRLMHNLKANARAMGYTEIGEVAHRMETIFGEIRSKERAFSDSLVPVLFAGIDVLGEMIRAVGANRPLPDGTALLDNLDRVMRGEEPELEPNQVRHSDEDATRKLELSDLVYIPIKKLDHLLNLVGELIIDRDRVLTISQEVGDVALASIAAHLSRLADDLQYSVMDARLVGVGTLFNKFPRVVRDVATAEQKQVELTISGQDIQIDRNILQIITDALLHLVRNAIGHGIETPEERARVGKSPLGHLTLSAQTERDDVLIRITDDGRGIDVERVRRKAVERGQIPTDAASRLSDVEVYSLMFEAGFSTAEQVTEISGRGVGLDVVKLAIDSLGGQLRVESQLGQGTTFTLVLPTSIAVKGALLFQLDGHSYALPLMHTDSVVSLRPEQLHAVGGMLLAKVQDEHIPVVKLAELLDDSDEPLQPADREALTGRQDIIITSYNGRKLGLIVDQFLRQQDIVIKPVSQPLDMIDLFGGVTLLGSGQVCLVLDVPALTRLFIARRP, from the coding sequence ATGAAATCGCGCGAACAGGAATACCGGGAGTTGTTCATGGCCGAAGCCCTTGAGGCGTACGATGCCATGAGCCAGCACATTTCGGTGCTGGAGAAGCGGCCCGACGACGAAGCCGCCCTGCAGGAGTTGTTTCGCCTGATGCACAACCTGAAGGCCAATGCCCGCGCCATGGGCTATACAGAAATTGGCGAGGTGGCGCACCGCATGGAAACCATCTTCGGCGAAATACGCAGCAAAGAGCGGGCGTTTTCGGACTCGTTGGTGCCTGTGCTATTCGCTGGCATCGATGTGCTGGGCGAGATGATTCGGGCTGTGGGTGCCAACCGGCCTTTGCCCGATGGTACGGCATTGCTGGACAACCTCGACCGGGTAATGCGCGGCGAAGAGCCTGAGCTCGAGCCAAACCAGGTACGGCACTCCGACGAAGATGCTACGCGCAAGCTGGAGCTTTCCGATTTGGTTTATATCCCGATCAAGAAGCTCGACCATCTGCTAAACCTCGTAGGCGAGCTGATTATTGACCGCGACCGGGTGCTTACCATAAGCCAGGAGGTAGGCGATGTTGCGCTGGCAAGCATAGCGGCTCACCTCAGCCGTTTGGCCGACGACCTGCAGTACTCCGTGATGGATGCGCGCCTGGTAGGGGTGGGTACGCTGTTCAACAAGTTTCCGCGGGTGGTGCGCGACGTAGCCACGGCCGAGCAAAAGCAGGTGGAATTGACCATCAGCGGGCAGGACATCCAGATCGACCGCAACATCCTGCAAATCATTACCGATGCGCTGCTGCACCTGGTGCGCAACGCCATCGGTCACGGCATCGAAACGCCTGAAGAGCGCGCACGCGTGGGCAAATCGCCACTGGGTCACCTTACGCTCTCGGCCCAAACCGAGCGCGACGACGTGCTGATTCGCATCACCGACGATGGCCGCGGCATCGATGTGGAGCGCGTACGGCGCAAAGCTGTGGAGCGCGGCCAAATCCCGACCGACGCCGCCAGTCGCCTAAGCGACGTTGAGGTATACAGCCTCATGTTCGAGGCAGGCTTTTCGACCGCCGAGCAGGTTACCGAAATTTCGGGCCGCGGCGTAGGCCTCGACGTGGTAAAGCTGGCTATCGACTCCCTAGGTGGTCAGTTGCGCGTGGAGTCGCAGTTGGGCCAGGGCACCACGTTTACGCTGGTGCTGCCCACCTCAATTGCCGTAAAAGGCGCGTTGTTGTTCCAGCTAGATGGCCATTCGTACGCTTTGCCGCTGATGCACACCGATTCGGTGGTTTCGTTGCGGCCCGAGCAGTTGCACGCCGTGGGCGGGATGCTGCTGGCCAAAGTGCAGGACGAACACATACCGGTGGTGAAGCTGGCCGAACTGCTCGACGACTCCGACGAGCCGCTGCAACCCGCCGACCGCGAAGCCCTCACAGGTCGTCAGGATATTATCATCACCAGCTATAATGGTCGTAAGCTGGGTCTGATTGTCGACCAGTTTCTGCGCCAGCAGGACATTGTTATTAAACCCGTGAGCCAGCCGCTCGACATGATTGATTTGTTTGGCGGCGTCACACTACTCGGCAGTGGGCAGGTGTGTTTGGTACTGGACGTACCGGCCCTGACGCGCCTGTTTATAGCCCGCCGCCCATGA
- a CDS encoding response regulator: MKNRILIVDDSFYMRTMLKNMLTDAGYDVVGEAANGQQARELASQTKPDLITLDVILPDNTGLEVLKDIRLELPDVKIVMCSAVGQEVIVNEALESGAMAYIVKPFSEDKVLEIVSGALQEAGSDSSTNSEAAE; the protein is encoded by the coding sequence ATGAAAAACCGCATCCTCATCGTAGACGATTCTTTCTACATGCGCACGATGCTGAAGAACATGCTTACCGACGCCGGGTACGACGTGGTAGGCGAGGCTGCCAACGGCCAACAGGCCCGGGAGCTGGCTTCGCAAACCAAGCCCGACCTGATTACGCTCGACGTGATTCTGCCGGATAACACCGGGTTGGAAGTGCTTAAGGACATCCGCCTAGAGCTGCCCGATGTTAAAATCGTGATGTGCAGCGCCGTGGGACAGGAGGTAATTGTGAACGAGGCATTGGAAAGCGGTGCCATGGCTTACATCGTGAAGCCTTTCTCCGAAGACAAAGTCCTTGAAATCGTAAGCGGTGCTTTGCAAGAAGCCGGCAGCGATTCATCAACTAACTCCGAAGCAGCCGAGTAA
- a CDS encoding chemotaxis protein CheC: MDLHMNDLERDIIREILNIGLARAADSFAAIAQEKVLLEVPSLELVKPRDILKMVNKYQAQHVVVQSDIKGDFNGTTLMFFSGQHVQRLSRVCLRQTVAETLNLSEMQESLLLEISNIITGALVTQLANILKAKIYGAPPRAPKGDLAHALDNLLLSHPQMQPLIFSVITQFSDQNSNVELPLMLFFDRLTFDKILSIIRTYDLPGNGQPA; this comes from the coding sequence ATGGACCTGCACATGAACGATCTGGAACGGGACATTATCCGCGAAATCCTCAACATCGGGTTGGCGCGGGCAGCCGACTCATTTGCTGCCATTGCCCAAGAAAAGGTGTTGCTGGAGGTGCCGAGCCTAGAGCTCGTCAAGCCGCGCGATATACTCAAAATGGTGAACAAGTACCAGGCGCAACACGTCGTGGTGCAATCCGACATCAAAGGCGATTTCAACGGTACTACCCTGATGTTCTTCTCGGGGCAGCACGTGCAGCGGTTGTCGCGCGTGTGCTTGCGCCAAACGGTTGCGGAAACCCTCAACCTGAGCGAGATGCAGGAATCGTTGTTGCTCGAAATCAGCAACATCATTACCGGTGCCTTGGTAACGCAGTTGGCTAACATTCTAAAAGCCAAGATTTACGGTGCCCCACCGCGCGCGCCCAAAGGCGACCTAGCGCATGCCCTCGATAACCTGCTGCTGTCGCACCCGCAGATGCAGCCGCTGATCTTCTCGGTGATTACGCAGTTTTCCGACCAGAACAGCAACGTGGAATTGCCGCTCATGCTGTTCTTCGACCGCCTGACGTTCGACAAAATTCTTTCCATCATCCGCACCTACGACCTGCCCGGCAACGGCCAACCCGCCTAG
- the speB gene encoding agmatinase, which produces MHDPITLALQQKLANFDPNAVGDTSGGLFGLPFTVDEAQVVVVPVPWEVTVSYRAGTAQGPAAIAEASSQVDLYDPDIADAWKLGLAMDEINAEWEAESKKLRESAEDYINWLEDGQPQENAANLQVIPAKVTERGKALLEWLKARTGQYLDAGKAVVVLGGDHSTPLGYMHALAERHEEFGILQIDAHCDLRVAYEGFHYSHASIMYNALQLPQVKKLVQVGIRDLCQQEADVIAQSGGRVVMFHHRFLRDEMYGKKSWKKQCSKIIAQLPQKVYLSFDIDGLDPKLCPGTGTPVPGGLEFEEALYLIRAVVRSGRQIIGCDLNEVAPGDTDWNGNVGARLLYQMINWMAVSQGRLTANGMAAV; this is translated from the coding sequence ATGCACGATCCCATCACCCTTGCGTTGCAGCAGAAACTGGCCAATTTCGACCCGAATGCCGTTGGCGATACATCGGGTGGATTGTTTGGCTTGCCATTCACAGTGGATGAGGCCCAAGTAGTTGTGGTGCCCGTTCCGTGGGAAGTAACCGTGTCGTACCGCGCCGGCACGGCGCAGGGGCCCGCCGCCATTGCCGAGGCTTCCTCGCAGGTCGACCTCTACGATCCGGACATTGCCGATGCTTGGAAGTTGGGCTTGGCCATGGATGAAATCAACGCCGAATGGGAAGCCGAAAGCAAAAAGCTGCGCGAATCGGCCGAAGACTACATTAACTGGCTGGAGGACGGCCAGCCGCAGGAAAACGCGGCCAATCTGCAGGTGATTCCGGCCAAAGTAACCGAGCGCGGTAAAGCCCTGCTGGAGTGGCTGAAGGCCCGAACCGGCCAGTACCTCGACGCTGGGAAGGCGGTAGTAGTGCTTGGCGGCGACCACAGCACGCCCCTAGGTTACATGCATGCGCTGGCCGAGCGGCACGAGGAGTTTGGCATTCTGCAAATTGACGCTCACTGCGACCTGCGCGTAGCTTACGAAGGATTCCATTATTCGCACGCCTCCATCATGTACAACGCCCTGCAACTGCCGCAGGTGAAGAAACTGGTGCAAGTAGGCATCCGCGACCTGTGCCAACAGGAGGCCGACGTTATTGCCCAATCGGGTGGCCGCGTGGTGATGTTCCACCACCGCTTTTTGCGCGACGAGATGTACGGCAAAAAGTCGTGGAAAAAGCAGTGCAGCAAGATTATTGCCCAACTGCCGCAGAAGGTTTACCTCAGCTTCGATATCGACGGCCTTGACCCAAAACTGTGCCCCGGTACCGGTACGCCCGTGCCCGGCGGGTTGGAGTTTGAAGAGGCGCTGTACCTGATACGTGCTGTGGTGCGCTCGGGCCGCCAAATCATCGGCTGCGACCTAAACGAGGTAGCGCCCGGCGACACCGATTGGAACGGCAATGTAGGAGCGCGCTTGCTTTACCAGATGATCAACTGGATGGCTGTATCGCAGGGCCGCCTCACGGCCAACGGCATGGCCGCGGTATAG